The genomic segment GACTAGCATTCCCATCCTGTTTCCCGATACTAATAATTCCCTACTGCAACTTCATCtgtcataattttttttcttgttgctaACCATCTTGTCTCCTGTTATGTTTTAGGTAAATACAGAGAAGGCGATGAGAATAAAATAAGCCCAGCTCCCCACCTGACATGTGACAGTTTCCCAGATGCTGTTGAACACATCCTGCAGAATCTGCTTTGAGCGTCAAGTAAAAATAAACTTCCAGTTTCATTTGCACAAGTAAACACTGCTAGTGTTTCAACAGTGGAGAGACTTAAGATTTGAAATTATTTTCCTCAGAACATCCTGATAAATCGAAAACAGTCATGCTATAGTAGTTTGACTCAAAGTACCAGTCACCAAAGTTTTATTGTATTAGGTTGTatactttttgttttcaaataataaaaaagaaaacaaatgatcAATGAACAAATCTTTTCTGCATGTCAAAAACAGTTTTTCAAAGCTCCACAGTTATTAAAATGTACACTGTTCCAACCTGCAGTAGCTTGTCACAAATATCCAAAGTATAGGAAACATTTTAGACTAATATATAGTCATTAGTATAAATTATTAGTATAATGCAGGATGTAAATTTGTAACAGTAAAAACAATTTATCATCACATTTAGTGGCGTTAGTATGATGGTATTTACATTCATGTTATGTGTACTAGTGTCAGACAGATTGGTACTCTCTCTCCCAGGCTGTGTATCTGTCCATCAGGTTTCGTGCTGAGGGTTTGGTGTGTTCAATCACATTCAGGAAATCAGCTGTTGTTACAGTTTCCAGTTGGATGGCAGGCATGTCTGTGTCATCTGTAAAAGAGAATCacattaagacagagaagatggCTGTTGTAGGGGTcagtcttgtgtgtgtgtgttgtcctaCCATCCTGATGTGACTCCAGAGCATCAAAGATCTTTCGAACTGGTCTCATGGCAGCTTCCTTACATGCCAATCTTATATCTGAGCCGGAGTAGCCCTCCATCTCctggaaataaaacacacaaatgtacagatgCACATGAGTGAACACATTTCCTTCCAGATAACATATATGATTTatgaaattatattaattatagAAAAATTGTTAAGCATAATGATTAAACACTTGACAAACTCCATACACACTTTTGCCAGTGCTTCATAGTCTAGCACAGTGTGTAGCTCCACCCCTCCTGTGCAGCTGAGAGGAGGCAGCCAATGAGAAATCATGGCTTGGCGAGCTGGTGAAGAGGGAAGACTCACTAGAATCCGCTTCTCTAACCTCCTCAGCATTGCGTGGTCCAGTTCCCTGAGAGAAGATTTAttagaaacaaacaaaggcagATTTAATTGTCATATCTTTATAGCTGTCTTAGTAgtcatcattttttatttatacagctgtGACTTTGAGATCATAACATCATATTCTTGTGTTTGTCAAGAAAATGAAGGGTCTCTTTTCAAATGCATTCAATGcaagaaaaatgaatgaatgttaaaatcagGCTGAGATGATGCTGGCAATAAATGTATGAGGAGGGTTGAAACAGCAAAAATAGTGAGTTGTATTATTCTGTCTTCCTATTCATTTGTAAATGCAACAGAAGGCCATTAAGTCCAAATGTGCATGTGATTAATCTACCAAGGTAGGTTGGAGGCAGCAAGTACAAAAACCAGGTCATCTGATCTGGCTAGTCCATCCATCTGAACCAGTAACTCGGTCTTCATCCTGCGACTCCCCTCATGCTCGCCCCTGAAAGCAGTAAACAGAGGTTTTGTGGACAGCAGCAGTGGCACATCTACATTTTACTGCACTTTGTGGTTGAGCTCACCCCATGCTGCTTCCTCTCTGGCCCATCACTGACTCAAGCTCATCCAGGAAGATGGTGGATGGAGCATGGTACCTGGCCAGCTCAAATAGAACCTGCAGACACATGTATTAAATCATTTACACTAATTAGACCCCCCCCAAGGTATagttttcaaaaatgtttttgtaaaacTTCCTATTGCTGAATGACAACCTACCCTGACCAGTTTCTCAGAGTCTCCCCTCCACTTGCTGACAATGCTGGAAGCTGAGATGTTGAAGAAGGTTGTCTTACACTCTGTAGCTACGGCCTTGGCCAGCAATGTCTTACCTGTACCTATGTGTGTAAGGGAATGTGAAGGGTAAGTTTTCATAGTGAGCCCCTGGCATTTTTTAATATCCTGCACTTGAGTCCTTACCCGGGGGACCATAGAGCAGTAAACCCTTCCATGGAGACAGGATGCCTGTAAAGAGTTGGGGATACTGAGGAGGAGAGACTGAGTCAAAGAATGAGGGGGAAACATGAACAAAACAGTATAGATACAACTTGGGTAAATCACATCCTAGCTCAGTATGAGAACACACCGCATTTCCATTTTCAGCACACCAATAGCAAATTGAGCTCTGTGCAAAGAAACTTGATAAGTCTGATGATGCAGTTTTTATCTATTCGCAGAAGCACAAATTGTGTGATTGTGGCCGTGATTGGAGTAGTgtaaaataaattctacatggcATGCCACATGTGTCTGCCTATCCATTTCTGTATCTGTGTTGCCATAATATCCCAGGTATAGACTTAATATTAGTCTAATAGACTGGCCTGACCCCACTGCCCAACTTCTCTTTAAGCCCTTTAAAAGAGATGTATTCAGAATCGAAGATGGGCGACCGGAGCTGAAATACCAGCATGCTCGGGTAGCGGCCGCACCTTAATGGGATAAACGACGGCCTCTTTGACTAATCGCTTGGCATCCTCCAGACCGATGATGTCCTCCCATCGCACATTGGGGCAGTGCAAATAGATGTCCTTTggaaaaacatacacacacacacacacacacacacacacacacacacacacacacacacacacaacagagagTGAGTGATGCATGTGGAAGACATAAGCCAGAAATTGTCCCCCCACACACGTCCCGGTTGCGTAAATAGTCTTTTAGAATGAAACATCAGATATGGGAAGTGGATAGAGCCTGGGCCTTCATTAATACAAAAGATCAATTCATTCAAAACAAAGCCCTCTGGTACTCTGTAGTGGACACATTCAGCAAGAGTCATATGGaggattttcatatttttacatTATATTCCAAGGAACAAATTAAGATAAAATCAGCTTCTCCCGAGGCTTGTTTattaaggtgtgtgtgtgtgtgtgtttaccctGCTGACGATCGTAGCTAGTTCCCTCATCTCTCCACTCATTCCAGAAAAGCCACTCAGGGGCTTCAGTAGGCGTTCCTGCAACATagactttttattattatcagtaGACATTTTGTACTTTTTGTAGCCttcaaattgtttttattttaacaattttgGACAATTCAGACTGTtaccaaaatatatttttacacGTTTCACAG from the Oreochromis niloticus isolate F11D_XX linkage group LG7, O_niloticus_UMD_NMBU, whole genome shotgun sequence genome contains:
- the katnal2 gene encoding katanin p60 ATPase-containing subunit A-like 2 isoform X3, giving the protein MRKKSLLILIYHHLLGQGYVAAAVALDQETNGGVRRFEVSDNIDLEMVLMEYESYHYVKFQKYPKLIRRIAEAGERKYPTRSATKRSPCSAVKPLPEINPSRNTNTGTGAKKPATSENGTYLAPQSSDFGLSVSSIKNRPAGECATNRKITDAKGVIQDAVRGAGIDSDHMERLLKPLSGFSGMSGEMRELATIVSRDIYLHCPNVRWEDIIGLEDAKRLVKEAVVYPIKYPQLFTGILSPWKGLLLYGPPGTGKTLLAKAVATECKTTFFNISASSIVSKWRGDSEKLVRVLFELARYHAPSTIFLDELESVMGQRGSSMGGEHEGSRRMKTELLVQMDGLARSDDLVFVLAASNLPWELDHAMLRRLEKRILVSLPSSPARQAMISHWLPPLSCTGGVELHTVLDYEALAKEMEGYSGSDIRLACKEAAMRPVRKIFDALESHQDDDTDMPAIQLETVTTADFLNVIEHTKPSARNLMDRYTAWEREYQSV
- the katnal2 gene encoding katanin p60 ATPase-containing subunit A-like 2 isoform X2, which gives rise to MELNYQSMKIAHQAREADEQRTEMRKKSLLILIYHHLLGQGYVAAAVALDQETNGGVRRFEVSDNIDLEMVLMEYESYHYVKFQKYPKLIRRIAEAGERKYPTRSATKRSPCSAVKPLPEINPSRNTNTGTGAKKPATSENGTYLAPQSSDFGLSVSSIKNRPAGECATNRKERLLKPLSGFSGMSGEMRELATIVSRDIYLHCPNVRWEDIIGLEDAKRLVKEAVVYPIKYPQLFTGILSPWKGLLLYGPPGTGKTLLAKAVATECKTTFFNISASSIVSKWRGDSEKLVRVLFELARYHAPSTIFLDELESVMGQRGSSMGGEHEGSRRMKTELLVQMDGLARSDDLVFVLAASNLPWELDHAMLRRLEKRILVSLPSSPARQAMISHWLPPLSCTGGVELHTVLDYEALAKEMEGYSGSDIRLACKEAAMRPVRKIFDALESHQDDDTDMPAIQLETVTTADFLNVIEHTKPSARNLMDRYTAWEREYQSV
- the katnal2 gene encoding katanin p60 ATPase-containing subunit A-like 2 isoform X1, producing MELNYQSMKIAHQAREADEQRTEMRKKSLLILIYHHLLGQGYVAAAVALDQETNGGVRRFEVSDNIDLEMVLMEYESYHYVKFQKYPKLIRRIAEAGERKYPTRSATKRSPCSAVKPLPEINPSRNTNTGTGAKKPATSENGTYLAPQSSDFGLSVSSIKNRPAGECATNRKITDAKGVIQDAVRGAGIDSDHMERLLKPLSGFSGMSGEMRELATIVSRDIYLHCPNVRWEDIIGLEDAKRLVKEAVVYPIKYPQLFTGILSPWKGLLLYGPPGTGKTLLAKAVATECKTTFFNISASSIVSKWRGDSEKLVRVLFELARYHAPSTIFLDELESVMGQRGSSMGGEHEGSRRMKTELLVQMDGLARSDDLVFVLAASNLPWELDHAMLRRLEKRILVSLPSSPARQAMISHWLPPLSCTGGVELHTVLDYEALAKEMEGYSGSDIRLACKEAAMRPVRKIFDALESHQDDDTDMPAIQLETVTTADFLNVIEHTKPSARNLMDRYTAWEREYQSV